From a single Larimichthys crocea isolate SSNF chromosome XIII, L_crocea_2.0, whole genome shotgun sequence genomic region:
- the LOC104928445 gene encoding prolyl endopeptidase: MAFTYPAATRDETKVDDYHGSKICDPFAWLEDSDSAEMVAFVEEQNKLTMPYLEQCAVRPQFHQRLTELYDYPKYSCPYKRGKRYFYFHNKGLQNQDVLYVQDSLDGPATTFFDPNKLSEDGTVALKMGRLSEECEYFAYGLSSSGSDWVTVHFMKADDLTPLSDVLERVKFSCLAWTHDAKGVFYNCYPRQEGKTDGTETTCNINQKLYYHVIGTKQSEDILVAEFPEHPKWHSSVTISDDGRYAVLSITEGCEPVNQLWYCDLQQLSDGITGLLPWVKLVDNFDAQYSYVTNEGSVFTFRSNLDAPRYCLINIDMKKPDRQHWTTLIPQHDKDVLGFVSCVNQHHLLVNYLHDVKDILQVYELSTGKLVRDLPLDVGTVGGVSCKKKHSDFFYKFTSFTTPGVIYHCDLSESNPEPRVFREVEVKGIKQEDYQTSQVFYPSKDGTKIPMFLVHAKGLKKDGTHPVFLYGYGGFEASIQPYYNVAYLLYVRHLGGILAVANIRGGGEYGLTWHKAGTLGNKQNCFDDFQCAAEYLIQEKYTTASRIAINGASNGGLLVAACVNQRPDLFGCAVAEVGVMDMLKFHKFTIGHAWTTDYGCSDDPEQFKWLIKYSPLHNLPPPPYSGHPYPAILLLTADHDDRVVPLHTLKYCAALQHGVGSSPVQRQPLMVRVDTRSGHGAGKPTAKAILEDTHIFSFIAETLGLSWKD, translated from the exons ATGGCGTTTACGTACCCAGCTGCGACCAGAGATGAGACCAAG GTGGACGACTACCACGGAAGTAAGATCTGTGATCCCTTCGCATGGCTGGAAGACTCTGACAGTGCAGAAATGGTG GCCTTTGTTGAAGAGCAGAACAAACTGACCATGCCGTACCTGGAGCAGTGTGCTGTCCGGCCTCAATTTCACCAGCGTCTCACTGAGCTCTACGACTACCCCAAATACAGCTGCCCTTACAAAAGAGGGAAGAG aTATTTCTACTTTCATAACAAAGGTCTCCAGAACCAGGATGTGCTGTATGTTCAGGACTCCCTGGATGGACCTGCCACCACATTCTTTGACCCCAATAAACTCTCTGAAGATGGCACTGTGGCACTGAAGA TGGGCCGTCTGTCAGAGGAGtgtgaatattttgcatatGGTCTGAGCAGCAGTGGTTCTGACTGGGTGACAGTGCATTTCATGAAAGCCGATGACCTCACCCCGCTGTCTGATGTACTGGAGAGGGTTAAATTTAGCTGCTTGGCCTGGACTCACGATGCTAAGGGTGTCTTTTACAACTGCTACCCACGCCAGGAAGGCAAAACTGATG GCACAGAGACCACCTGCAACATCAATCAGAAGCTCTACTATCACGTCATCGGCACCAAACAGTCAGAAGATATTCTGGTGGCAGAGTTCCCTGAACATCCTAAGTGGCACAGTTCAGTAACC ATATCCGATGACGGCAGATACGCCGTTCTGTCCATCACTGAAGGCTGTGAGCCAGTTAACCAGCTGTGGTACTGTGACCTTCAGCAGCTCTCTGACGGCATCACAG GACTGCTGCCATGGGTCAAACTTGTGGACAACTTTGACGCCCAGTACTCCTATGTCACTAATGAAGGAAGTGTGTTCACGTTCCGCTCCAACTTGGACGCTCCTCGATACTGTCTCATCAACATAGACATGAAAAAACCAGACAGGCAGCACTGGACAACCCTCATTCCACAGCACGACAAGGATGTCCTGG GCTTTGTCTCCTGTGTGAACCAGCACCACCTGCTGGTCAACTACCTTCATGATGTGAAGGACATCCTGCAGGTATATGAGTTGTCCACAGGCAAGCTGGTCAGAGACTTGCCGCTGGACGTGGGCACAGTGGGTGGAGTGAGCTGTAAGAAGAAACACTCTGACTTCTTCTACAAGTTCACCTCCTTCACTACGCCAG GTGTCATTTACCACTGTGATCTGAGCGAGTCGAACCCAGAGCCCAGAGTGTTCAGAGAGGTGGAGGTAAAAGGCATCAAGCAAGAGGACTACCAGACCAGCCAG GTTTTTTATCCCAGTAAAGACGGAACCAAGATCCCCATGTTCTTAGTTCATGCCAAGGGCCTGAAGAAGGATGGGACTCATCCTGTCTTCCTTTATGGTTACGGAGGCTTTGAGGCTTCCATACAACCGTACTACAA TGTTGCTTACCTGCTCTATGTTCGACACCTTGGAGGGATCCTGGCAGTGGCCAACATCAGAGGGGGCGGAGAGTACGGCCTCACCTGGCACAAAG CCGGTACGTTGGGGAACAAGCAGAATTGCTTTGATGACTTCCAGTGTGCAGCAGAGTATCTGATCCAGGAGAAGTACACCACAGCCAGCCGCATTGCTATCAACGGAGCCTCTAACGGAGGGCTGCTCGTGG cggcATGCGTGAACCAGCGTCCAGACCTGTTTGGCTGCGCTGTGGCAGAGGTGGGGGTGATGGATATGCTGAAGTTCCACAAATTCACCATCGGCCATGCCTGGACCACCGACTACGGCTGCTCTGACGACCCGGAGCAGTTCAAGTGGCTCATCAA gtactctcCTCTCCACAATCTGCCTCCCCCACCTTACTCTGGCCATCCCTACCCCGCCATCCTGCTTCTGACAGCCGATCACGACGATCGCGTGGTGCCTCTCCACACCCTGAAGTACTGCGCCGCCTTGCAGCATGGGGTGGGCAGCAGCCCTGTGCAAAGGCAGCCTCTGATGGTCAGGGTGGACACCCGCAGTGGGCACGGCGCAGGGAAGCCCACCGCCAAGGCCATCTTGGAAGACACgcacattttttctttcatcgCTGAGACACTTGGGCTCAGCTGGAAGGACTGA